CAATCAGCGCAtgcaggagctggtggagaaacTCCAGAACAAGCTCAAGTCCTACAAACGGCAGATAGAGGAAGCTGTGAGTAGCGGTGGTGCCTCTGgtcttgattgattgataaatggattttttttagatttgtttaGATAGGAAATTTGATACCACTCTTGTGTCCATACGTTCAATGAGGCTACAGGCAGGTGCtggttagcttaacttagcataaaaactggaaattGGCACAAAAGCTctctaccagcacctctaacgCTTTCTGATCTTGTTTGATTTGTacaaaaaagtgtaaaaacaacaatttgccCTTATATGGTAGTTATGTGCTTATCTCATgccccaaaatgttgaacaattCCTTTAAATGGTGACACTTTAAACTTTTTGGATTCCTTTAGAGCcttaaatgttcatttctcaaaagcaaacatgtttgatgtttttttgcAATGAGACAAATTTGCCTGTGCCactgcaggaggagcaggccaacagcagcctgtccaAATACAGGAAGACGATCCACGACCTGGATGACGCTGAGGAACGTGCAGAAGTGGCGGAGATGAGCCTAAATAAACTGAGGATGAGGAACCGAGCCTCCACCACCAAAGGCTTCACCTCGGTGGAGATCGTCCAGGTCAACAAGCCCATGAGTGGAGGTCAGGGGGAGTAGAGGGGAAGGAagacgcacacgcacgcaccgCCAGCAGGTAGgcgatgaaacacacacaacagaggaaGATCATCTATCTGAGTATACTCAGATATGTGTATCACATAACAATGGTGTTCAGTCTTGTCTTTGTGCTCCCGCAGAGTGACACACATCCATTCAGCCCTCCAGAGGACGACTGACTGAGGAAGTATGAGATCAGGCACGCCGGGGAAAGTCTTAAAGGCCCACAGGGAGCTCCTTAGAAAGtcttaaataattaaatgagtCTTTAACATCACCAACAGTCTTAATCGGTGTAGTCATAGAATTGGCCACTTAACCTGTGCTGACAATTTTAGCCTGCACGAATGTTATGTTGTACTGTCACTGTGTATTTGTCTCTGGTTGTGTCTGACCTTTGCTCTCATGGTTCTGTAAAGTGCTTTGGATCCAGTATTGTTTATTAGTACGTGTCAGAGAGTTCGTTcgatgtgtgtatctgtgtgtgtgtgtgtctgtgccttgCACGATCTCAGTTGGTGTCTTCACActggaggggggagtggccgAAGCCGCGTTCTCACATCAACGATAGAGAGCCCGCCTCTGTGTGTGTCGCTCCCGCAGGTGTGTGCGCGGCGGCCGACTGCAAAGTCTTAATAAACTGCAAGCAAATGATAAGACCGGTCTGTGACTTATTCAGAGGAAACGGGAGTCACGTTTAACATCCTACTAACACTTAATGTAGAGTTTTGACTCTTTCATCTGTATTAAAGCTGAAGAGTCTACAAGAATTCATAAAAACCACATCACACAATATTCATGCAGGCAGTGTTCTCCTGTTGTATTGATAAGTACATTATTCAACACATCTGTCATTTCAATTGGCACCAAATTATACAGAGGTGAATTAATCCATTAGGGGCCCTAATGACTCTACAATGACCTGAAAGCTGCTCTTATGAAATTTTTCTACTAGCAATGGATCAAATGTACAAATATAATGTGACAGAGGTCACTTTTAGTGACAAATTATCACCCAGTATtgcagttcctctcagctctgtggagcttttcagcacatttcagttcagttttttggttttatgcCTCCAAACAGTTTTGGTCCAGTCTCGCTGCTCTTATTGACCTTTTTCAGCAAAAGCTAAATCCACTGTGTGCTGGCTTCACAGAACCTAAAACAGAAGAATACGGTGGCGCATTATGTTTCCTGTATATACAGCCAGACTTTTTGcgcaggagttggtggagacaaaaAGCTCAGCACAAAGTACCTGGCACACAGTTAACCTGGAGCCTTTTGGGGCTCCTAGTTACCAAGGTTGTAATTCACCCATGGTTATGAATGAGAAGAGTGTGATAACTACACACTCCTGGTTAAAGTGTCTAATTAACAGTGATGATTTCTTACCTACTCCATGAAATGATTGTTACATTAAATCAGAGATTAAGTAAAATAACACTTTCATCGCAGCAGTGATGCTAACTAGTACAATACTAAATACGCCCCACCTGCTTTTCTTAATGAATATAAGGAAGGAACCACAGTCTAATAAGAACAAAAAGGCACCTATCTGATACATCAACAtggaatttattttcattttagtttcagatgaatgtttcacattttatacAAAATCATTAGAAAATGCCTGACACTCCAAAATCCCATGACTAATCCTAGTTTAGCGGCTTCAGACACCAAAGGATTAATGGGGAATCATGCAGCATCTGGGACCACTTGATGAGGCTCAGCCTGAGCTCCAGATCAATCAAATTATAATCCACAGTTCACTCAATGGCCAGACACCCACTGTACCAGAGAGTGTACAATCTCAAAGCCACGGTCATAACCTGACAATATGGTACAGCGACATCTTGCCACATCTAGTAATGTACAGAGTAGAGAATTAAGTAGGATGAGGAGTAAGAGGCCTCCTGCCTTTCTCAACTGATCTGCTGTTAACTGAACATCACCACCCGCATGTCATCGCTGTATGGACAAAGTACCACGTCAACAACACCATGCATGTTTTCTTACGCATGACACATCATGGGTTATGATTGGTTatgtagatttaaaaaaaaaaaaaaaaaaaatcattaatatCAGAGCTTAAAAATCAACCAATGACTGCAGGCttgaggagagggggagagggtgggagggtCCGCTGAGCATCTGTTTGAATGAGGTACAAGTAAGAGGGGTACAAGTGGAGGCTAATTACTCAGTGTTTTGCTAATGTACATGCccggcccacacacacacactcacgcgcacacacacacacacgcaggtctCAGCACaagcgcacaaacacacagtcttatTCGCAAACACCTCTGCCTCATGCCAAAAGCTTCGAAATCATTCTTTGGGGGTGGTCAAGTCGAGCCGGATGACTGATCCCGTGCTCCTTGCAGGACAGTGTGTGACTGCgtgtgagagaggaaaaggtcaGAAAGGATAGTACACACCCTCCATTAAGATCCGACAACTGAAGGTAGATTTTATTAAGCCAATGAAAAGAGATCCTCCTCTCAAACAGAAGAAACCATGACACCGGGGCAGCGAGGCACTTACACAATCACTTTCATTTTACACAGTGCttgcgtcagtgtgtgtgtgtgtgtgtctcttaaCCGATGACACAgctacattttttgtttttttgttttaaatcaaacgttcaacacacacacactcacagatactCACAGTGGAGCATGTTCTTTTAGCGGTTGGCACATGTACATGCAAAGCGTCAGCTTGGCCTGCGCAGGCGAAACTGAGGGAAAAGGGAGCGCGGGAAGtaggagggagaaaaagataGACGTGTATGTGAACAGACAAATGCACAGACAGACTTACAGACAGGCTCTTGAACGCTTTGAGCGTTTAAAAACACCCCCCTCTTTGATCCTGCCCCTGCCCCCCTTGTGTCACATGTTCATAGCAGCACCAGAGGAGCCCTCTGATTGGTGGGTACAGCCGTCCGCTAAGTCAGTCAGTTTCAAGAATGAGTGGCGGTTGCTCGTTCTCTTCCTCCAAACGCAAGTCGTTAAGGTCATCTTCTAGCCCCGCCCCTCCTACGGCACCCTGCTCTTCACAGTAACCTAAGAGAGAAGAGGTCAACATCAAACTAACACCGAAACAAACTTTGTACATGAGTCACATTCTGTAACACACTGTCATGAAGAAAGAAAGCTTCTTGTCTAGTTTCCTTCCTGAAATGACTGCAACTGTTTTGAAATAATGGAGTTCTTTCCACCAAACTTCCTGGGaacccaaaaaaaaataataaaaaaaacaatatagtaaaatacaatacaatagacATACCTTTAGTGACAGCAGAACTGTAGGTTTGGGCCACAAGTGGGCGGTCATGTGACCCTTGCTCAAGGATCTCATTGGACGGCTCAGCACTGCCGTCTAACCTGAGGTCAATAACAGCAGAGATTCAGTAACAGACTATAGCCTTTAGTGACCCGTGCATCATCACTCTGCATTCactctgagtgtgagtgtgtgagtgtgtgagtgtgttacctgTGCTGCTTCATAAGCGTACATTCCCCTCCCTCTTGTGGATCCAGGTTGTACAGATACAGGTAACCATCAGCCGCTGCCACCAACAACCTGGGAATCTTCTGAATGCTACATTAaaacaaggaaaataaaaatacgtAAACATCTTGGAGCCCATTTCACGAAGGGCCTCTGATCTGCTGAACACCACTTTTAGCTACCATGGCTGTTGCGCAACTGCTGAAACACAGTTATCTGAAGTAATGATCTACAGCACTTGAAATGACTCTGTTATATCGTGGGCCAATATAACACAACAATTATTAAGTGCTGCATGCAGGAGTACACTCACACAGCTAAGGCGCAGATATTCTTGTGTCCGCAGAAGGGCAGACGTACGGTGGCGAAGGCTCGCCCCTGGGTGAACATTTCCGTAACCTGGGAAGGCAGGTATGTGGTGGATGCCATCAGGACCTTACCCAGGTAACCTCCCCATGTGGTGGGCTCCTCCGctggcctgcacacacacacacagaatgtgaGAAACCTATGTTTCTCTAAGGAACGTGAAGCATAGGTAAATggcacagactgtatataagaagtggacatagccaCTGCGATGTCACCCATTGGattgtggactgctgttttaAAGCCTTGAGTTGAAGTGATGCTCATTCTGTGACGACTGCCTCTGATAGAAGGTTGTTCCACCCTAAAGTATATCCTGTTTTATTCCATAATGCTGTATTGAAGTGGACTTGAAACTAGACCattaaactcattaggaaaatgtttgctgaggtaataaatcagtGAGAAGTAGAGTTCTCAGATTTCCATTCAACCAGACTTCAATTTgaagccagtggagtcgccccctgctggccattagacaGAATGCAGGTTTAGGGCACTTCTATATTTGCTGACCCTGAAGCTACATCTAACTCTTATATACGGTCTGTGGTGAATGGGCAGAAAATCCGAGGGAATCTGACGAATTAGGACGGAGACAGAAAGGTACGTACACATACTTCTCCTTTTGCGTCTCTAATTTGAAGATGTGGACCGTCTCTGTGTTGCTGGAGGCCGACAGGTACAGGCCTTCCATACTGAACGCCAGTGAGCAGATGCTCACGCACCTACAAGAGGCagcgcagacacacagacacacacacacagggcagcaGATGAGAGCAAACATACACTACATACGaatgcatgcacaaacacagatacagatacagaatCATGCTTGTTCATTTCAGTAAAACAGCTTTGATATCTTAATCATCAGATCGTCTACCTCTTGACTCCTCTTCGGAACTCGAAGAGTTTCTGTCCCTCTGGGATCGAGAAGACACGAATGACTGTGCCCTGTGGGGAAAACAACACTTGAGGCAACAACAGTGATTCGCATTTGCTCAGGcggaaaataaaatcacacacaaataagCAACATAGACAAAGGGCCAATGTACTGTACAATAACAACCTCACCTTCTCTGAGGCTGTAGCCAGTTTGGTTCCACTGGCATCAAAAGCCAGAGCCGCTAATGGGCTGTCGTGGGCTGGGATCATATTAGCCGCTCGCtggaaaacaaatacagacactAGTTAGAGATGCGCTACTtcagacaggaaaaaaatagcGACTAGAGACAGTGGCTGTCAGAGCAGTGAGGACAGAGCCTCACAGAGCAAGTTACTTTATGTCTTAGCTTTGACATACAATAAACGCCATACCATACAATTAAATAAGCACCAGATACAGTGCCTCAGCTATACATGCAGCAAGTATTTGTATGTCATGAAAAGTCATGTATGATAGCAAGAAAATAAGAGCTGAGGAGAAAAGGTTGGTGTGAAAGGTTAAATAGAAAAGACTTTATAAAAAGATGGACAGTAAAGGGCAGAGGGCTTTACTGTGTTCGCGTTCACCTACCAAGTTTACTGTGTCAAACACTTGAACTTCTCCTATCGTGGCACTGCCGGGGTAGGCCAGATAACAGTTGTCATTGCTGATGGAGAGGGCACACAGTCCTGGAGACAAATGAGCACAAAATGCAAAACCAATTAAGAAAAGGAAGCCAAAGAAAGGAGGTAaaatgagacacagacagaaccaCATTTATCTGTCGAAACTGAAAGAATGACTCGAGTTCGCAAAGTGAGACTGCGTTGATCTAAATGTTTAGAATAGTTCTGGCAGCAAAAACCACAAATATCACAGATGTAAGTCAGACCGAAGTGACAGTTTTCAGCCTCTAGAGTaacaacaaagaaaactgaGTTAACTGGgaactaaaaataaactaaaagagATTAAAGAGAAACCAAAAAACCTGAGAGAAGGCACATCCCTGGTTTCAGTATGAGCATGTAGTATATTGTATGGGAGTGTTTTAATGCGTTTCCAAACTTTGAGCACTTCACCGTCAGGCTACCTACTATACCATACCATCATTTGTCAGACTCACCTGAAGGATTGGGTGGAGTTTCTCTGATAGTGTGCAGCACTTTCATGTCTCGGATGTTGTGAATGTAAAGCGACTCCTCCAGACACACAATCAGcctctgcagaggaaacacagaacaTCAGCATCATCGCCGTAGACTATTTATTTCGCTGTACTGATCTAGTGGATAACTATGCCCTTTGCACAAGATAAAGATGTCTTCTGTCGTTGGATGAATATGTGACTTATTGGTGTATTTCAAGTGAAAATGCGTGACAGACAGGTATTTCTTGGCCCTCGTGTTCCTACCTGTCTGTTGAGTTTGACAGCCAGTATGGTGTTGGAGTAGGAGTAGTTACAGATCTCAGTTCCCTTCTTGAAGTGACAGACTTTGAGCTTCCTGGGGGCCTTCAGGCTGACGATGGCCACCAGGCTGCTGGAGAACAGACGCTCCACAATACACACATCCTCCGTGTCCgctgcagggacacacacacacacacacacacacacacacacacacacacacacacagacgcacacacacagtgttcgCTCAGTGGCATCCTTTCATCTTTTATTAGCTGCCTTTCTGTGACCCTTGTGGTAACAACTTAAGGGAGTGAAATGGTGCAAATGAAAGCATCACATTATGAGCACACTTCAACTGATTCATAAACCGACTGTTTAAACATTCTTCTATCTTTGTGTTGATTCTGTTCTTCCTGAAAAACTTTGAGCACACCGTCTATGGTTAGTGAATGAGTGATTGAGCAGTTGATCGGTTCATGAATCATGAATAGCAGCACTTACGGGGCCAAAACTCTCATCGTCTTCCTCTGACTATAAAACTTGAGTCTCCTCCGGCCTGCTTTGCATAGGCTATTCAAATTTAACAGGCTTATCAAAAGGTACA
This genomic window from Pempheris klunzingeri isolate RE-2024b chromosome 17, fPemKlu1.hap1, whole genome shotgun sequence contains:
- the wipi2 gene encoding WD repeat domain phosphoinositide-interacting protein 2 isoform X1 yields the protein MNLASQSGDAGGSQLLFANFNQDNTSLAVGTKSGYKFFSLSSVDKLEQIYECTDTEDVCIVERLFSSSLVAIVSLKAPRKLKVCHFKKGTEICNYSYSNTILAVKLNRQRLIVCLEESLYIHNIRDMKVLHTIRETPPNPSGLCALSISNDNCYLAYPGSATIGEVQVFDTVNLRAANMIPAHDSPLAALAFDASGTKLATASEKGTVIRVFSIPEGQKLFEFRRGVKRCVSICSLAFSMEGLYLSASSNTETVHIFKLETQKEKYVPAEEPTTWGGYLGKVLMASTTYLPSQVTEMFTQGRAFATVRLPFCGHKNICALAVIQKIPRLLVAAADGYLYLYNLDPQEGGECTLMKQHRLDGSAEPSNEILEQGSHDRPLVAQTYSSAVTKGYCEEQGAVGGAGLEDDLNDLRLEEENEQPPLILETD
- the wipi2 gene encoding WD repeat domain phosphoinositide-interacting protein 2 isoform X2 yields the protein MNLASQSGDAGGSQLLFANFNQDNTSLAVGTKSGYKFFSLSSVDKLEQIYECTDTEDVCIVERLFSSSLVAIVSLKAPRKLKVCHFKKGTEICNYSYSNTILAVKLNRQRLIVCLEESLYIHNIRDMKVLHTIRETPPNPSGLCALSISNDNCYLAYPGSATIGEVQVFDTVNLRAANMIPAHDSPLAALAFDASGTKLATASEKGTVIRVFSIPEGQKLFEFRRGVKRCVSICSLAFSMEGLYLSASSNTETVHIFKLETQKEKPAEEPTTWGGYLGKVLMASTTYLPSQVTEMFTQGRAFATVRLPFCGHKNICALAVIQKIPRLLVAAADGYLYLYNLDPQEGGECTLMKQHRLDGSAEPSNEILEQGSHDRPLVAQTYSSAVTKGYCEEQGAVGGAGLEDDLNDLRLEEENEQPPLILETD